In Coregonus clupeaformis isolate EN_2021a chromosome 5, ASM2061545v1, whole genome shotgun sequence, the sequence CAGTTGAACTGCAGTACCGAAGCAAAACTGTAGGAGCAGTCGAAACCGTGCTTCTAGACCGGAACCCTGGCCACTTGACTAAAACCCCACCAAAGAAGAAGATCCACATTTCAATGTTTTAAAATGCGGGCTTTTATTTTTTGAAGGATTCATCATTACCATACGTAAGTGACGTTATTGTTTGTGCTGCTGGCAGAATATTAATCATCGTCCCATTGTTGTTTGTTGAGGcataacgttagctggctagctaattgAGGGTATGTATTTACACCAAAAATATTAGCTAAAATATATAGCGAATTATTGGAAATAGGAACATGGCAATGAAATAATTATTGTATTTTGCTGAGTTTTCAATAGCTTGCTAACTAGCTATGTAGATGGGGGCTAACAAAGACAGCAAACAACCGCTAACGTTAACCAGCACATTTTTTCAGGCACCACCTAAAACAGCTTCAATAACGTTAGTTGGTTTTAAAAACTCGTGGAAGCAAtacatagctaactagctatattTTATTACATCTAGTTAGCTATCTAACGTGAGTTATTTTTgctctagctagctggctagccgtGGCTAACAAGCAAGCTTGTCCACCTGCGCTGACATTCGCTAATAACGTTAACAGAGATCTCGATTTTCTTTGCTGTAACGTAGTTATTGTTGTTTTGTCCCATTTGATACGAGTCAGATTTTcggtcttcattttgttttttgcAACACTAacacgttagttagctagctataacgGTTAGCACACTGCAAGGCTAGTTACCTACGACACAACAATGGGATGGATCCATGATGGCTAGCTAGTAATTCTATGCTGTTGAGGGGGGCTGGATTCGAAGCTAGCGAACTGCCATTACTAGCTACAGTGGTCATGCATCTAGTTACCATTCTTAGCTTTTACAAATGTTACTTTTCAAGAAAGGTCGAGACAAATGTGTACCTCCCCAGCCCCCATTCATTTAATGTGGTCAAAGCGCAGGGTTTGTCCTTATGTTTTTAAAACTGTTTGTACACCCTCTCCTACTAGACCTACACTAGTCACCATGGGGAAAGATCCTAGGAAACCGAGAGGCAAGATGTCATCATATGCTTACTTCGTGCAGACCTGCAGGGCTGAGCACAAGAAGAAACACCCCGAAGCCAGCGTGAACTTCTCTGAGTTCTCCAAGAAATGCTCAGAGCGATGGAAGGTAGCATTACACACCAGTGAATGATTGTGAAGTGACATGTTTGTGGTACATATGTACAATGATTATGGATTTACTTCCACCATAGTATGTTTTGTTACTATGTTTTGTTACACGTGAGTGACCTTGTGGACAGTCTAGCAGTGGCCATGTAGATGTGTAATAATTTATACCTCTATATCCAGCCCATGTCTCCTAAAGAGAAAGGCAAGTTTGAAGACATGGCGAAGCAAGACAAGGTCCGCTACGAGAGAGAAATGAAGAACTACATCCCACCCAATGGCCAGAAAAAGAAGAGGTTCAAGGATCCTAATGCCCCCAAGAGACCGCCGTATGTACCATAATTTACTGAGTTTGCATGTCAGATAGACTGGATAGCCATTACAGAGGTGAATTAAACTTCCCTGTGAATTTacattgtttgtttttgtttctcAGGTCTGCATTCTTCGTCTTCTGTGCTGACTTCCGGGCCAAGATAAAGAGTGAGCACCCAGGTCTGTCCATCGGAGACACTGCTAAGAAGCTGGGAGTGATGTGGAACAGCTCTGCAGCTGAGGAGAAGAAGCCATACGAGAAGAAGGCAGCCACGCTGAAGGAGAAATACGACAAGGTGAGCAGGGCTTTGATACAACCTACAGAGATGGGGTTTGCCGGATGACAGGAATTCCTGCTTTTCTGAGATTATCCTCTATTCAATCGTCATTGAAGTTGATATACAAACTTCTGATTTCCTGATCACGatgcaattacattttatttgaataaagATGGGTGCAGACAATTCCACCGATATTCAATAAATAGGATGAAAAAAGGGAATCTCATGCGGCTATTCTCAtgatgtcattattgtcacaatGTAAGAAATAAATATTTTGAAGCATATTTCTTGGACAATTGCTCTTTTGGATGGCAATTTGAGAATTCAGTGTGAAAAAAATGAACTTCCCCCTGTAAAACGGTATGTTGACAGATACATCGGTCTGGCTCTATAAATCATTCTGTTGTGTTCCACAGGATATCGCCTCATACCGCACCAATGGTAGAGTGGATACGGCCTCCTCCGCAGCTGCTGATGATGACGacgaagaggaggatgaggaggatgacgACGATGAGGATGATGACGAGTAGCCTCCCTGCTGTTGGAGCCTACATTCTTGTTTAATGCTATGTAACCCTATTGTACACACTTTACATCTCTGAACAGACCCAGACGCAACGAGAACACGTTAGGGTGTGTATATTTTAATGTTTTTAAGATGGATGGTGTAATGCTCCCTAACTGGTTTAAGTTAACACTACATGTGTTGAATtttatgtttttatatttttttgttgtagtAGCCTTTATTCCTGCACTTGCCTGTAACTGCTTTGGAGGATTATAAATCAATATGGAAGTAATAAGTTATCTTTAGATGTGCAACTCTCAAATCAGATTTCTGGGTTGGTAGCTAGTGTATTTGTTTTTTTCCTGTATTTGTTTTAAAGG encodes:
- the LOC121561811 gene encoding high mobility group protein B1, coding for MGKDPRKPRGKMSSYAYFVQTCRAEHKKKHPEASVNFSEFSKKCSERWKPMSPKEKGKFEDMAKQDKVRYEREMKNYIPPNGQKKKRFKDPNAPKRPPSAFFVFCADFRAKIKSEHPGLSIGDTAKKLGVMWNSSAAEEKKPYEKKAATLKEKYDKDIASYRTNGRVDTASSAAADDDDEEEDEEDDDDEDDDE